AAAGGAAGACCGTCTTCCTCGCGTTAAACTTGAAACAACCCAGGGCGACGTCATCATTGAACTATTCATAGACCAAGCTCCTTCGACCGTCGCCAATTTTATCAAACTAGTCGAGAGTCACTTTTACGACGGACTAGATTTCTATCAAGTTGTCGATCACTTGTTTGCGCTGACAGGCGACGCAACAGGTTTGGGTAGTGGCAACAGTGGCAAGTTTGTGATCGACGAATGCGACCGTCCTGACGCGCGACGCCCGTTTCGCGGATCACTGTTGATGGCCAAAATTCCGATCGGTGAAAACGGCGAGTTTATTCCCAATTCTGCTAGCACTCAGTTTGCAATTTCGTTTCTTCCGCTGGCGGTTTCAGCAGACAATCAAACCGTCTTTGGACGTGTCATCGAAGGAATGGATGCGATTTCGCGAATGCGGCGAATTGACCCGTCGAAAGAGAAAGACAAAAACGCCATCCTGCTTCCTCCCGACCGGATCATCGAGGCGACCGTCATCCGGCGCCCCGAAGTCCTTCCTGAAATCGAGTACTTTACGCCGCCAGGACGATGATCTCAGCGATCACAGGGCGGCCCAACCGCCATGGTTTGGTCGCCATGTTTGCTGGCCGACCATTGCTCGGCTAAAATAGCGGCTTCGACACCCCGCCTAACCCTGCCTAATTTAACTGATCGCGATCATCGCCGATGAAGAAGACTGCCCGGTCTCAAGCCAACAAGTTAGCCAAACAAGCCAAAGCGGATGCGTTAGCAACTGCCGAAGCAAACGGAAACGCTGTCGTCGACCCTAGCATCGACGAAACAACAGTCCCATCGCGCCGCAATTTCATCAAAGGCAGCGGCATGATGTTGGCGGGCGGAGCGATCGTTGGCGGCAACCTTGCGGTGGCGCGCGCGGCCCACGCTTATGGCAGCGATACTATCAAAATCGGATTGGTCGGATGTGGCGCACGTGGGACTGGCGCGGCGATCCAAGCACTCAATACTGCGGGCGGCGGAACAAGACTCGTTGCAATGGCGGATGTCTTTGAAAGCAGCATCCAAACCGCCTATCGCACGATCAACAGCAAACACCCGGACAAGGTCGATGTCGACGCGACCCGCTTTGTGGGATTTGACGCGTACCAGCAACTGCTAAAAACCGATTGTGATTTCGTCATCCTGGCGACACCACCCGGATTCCGACCGCTGCACTTCGAAGCCGCCGTCGATGCTGGAAAGCATGTCTTTATGGAGAAACCAGTCGCCACCGATGCACCGGGTGTTCGCCGTATCCTAGCGGCAAACGAAAAAGCCAAACAAAAAGGTCTAGGCGTTCAAGTCGGCCTGCAACGACATCACGAATTTCGGTATCGCGAGTGCATCGGAAAGTTGCAAGACGGTGCAATCGGCGACCTGATGTTCGGCCGCGCGTACTGGAATGGCGGCGGCGTTTGGGTGCGTCCGCGAACGCCCGAGCAAACGGAACTCGAGTATCAAGTCCGCAACTGGTATTACTTCAATTGGATTTGCGGAGACCACATCAACGAACAGCACGTTCACAATCTAGACGTAATCAACTGGCTGCTCGGTGAATATCCTATCGAAGCTCAAGGGCAGGGTGGACGCGAAGTTCGCAAGGGTACCGACCACGGGCAAATCTTTGATCACCACAT
The Rubripirellula reticaptiva DNA segment above includes these coding regions:
- a CDS encoding Gfo/Idh/MocA family protein, translated to MMLAGGAIVGGNLAVARAAHAYGSDTIKIGLVGCGARGTGAAIQALNTAGGGTRLVAMADVFESSIQTAYRTINSKHPDKVDVDATRFVGFDAYQQLLKTDCDFVILATPPGFRPLHFEAAVDAGKHVFMEKPVATDAPGVRRILAANEKAKQKGLGVQVGLQRHHEFRYRECIGKLQDGAIGDLMFGRAYWNGGGVWVRPRTPEQTELEYQVRNWYYFNWICGDHINEQHVHNLDVINWLLGEYPIEAQGQGGREVRKGTDHGQIFDHHMVEFTYPSGFKLLSQCRHIQGCWNNVSEHVHGSRGTCDISDALIRDRQGNKIWQSDAKETKGGKGWQQEHHDFFASLRRGETPNEADYGALSTMTAIMGRMATYSGKVVKWDEAINCKQSLANVDAMYSFDDTAPVQLDANGQYPVAVPGSKDKTV